TCGATACTTAACAACAGTGAATCTACTAATGTGCAAAGTATTCATAGCCTTAAAAAGTCTCctatgattaatatttacctTTTCTTAACATGAAACTTTGATAGTGTCATGGCTAAGGAGTACGTCCCAAATTGTGCATGAACTAGCATGAGGTGAATAGAAAGGTAATCACACTATAGTTCAACGATGAAGCCTCTAGTACAACAAAGGCAGCAACATACACGTTTTACCCACATTGGATGagcaaatattgcaaaatagaatGCAATTTGAACTTCTCGTTTTCCACCTGTGTATACATCAGATCGTCGACACTTCTATATTCTACTACTAATGAACGTGTGATAAATCATGAGGCCCACGACGGCCTATGATCTACTGGCATGGAATGTTTGGTCAGGAACGTAAGGGCAATAGGCAATATACTGGTATCCACATTGCACGTTATATGGCAAAATGCTATATTCCGAAGAGAAACGGAGGTCCCAACAATATCGAATTATTGCCTATGTTTGGTGAAGAGCAGATAAGAACATTCATTGTGATCTCAAACTGTATTGTagcatttttaccattttaaggGCCATATTCGTTCTTATCGGTTTTCAGAAATGCATATCTATCCACTGTATCAGTTTGATTGAGATAGAGTTAAAACTGATACATTATCGCATTCACAAGCAGTTTTTTATTGACGCACGAACGTACGAGTGCACAGGCGACACATACCGTATAAGCTCATCTGGCATTTGGtcattaaacaaagataaacaacAAAAGTATAAGACGGTCTAGTCGAATTGACATAGTTAATTATTGGAAATATAGTCGAATTGACATAGTTAATTATTGGAAATATTTAGTATCCTTAAAAGCAGTATTTACTTTTATCTGCATCAGCATTTCATGAATGTCCTTGTTCAGTATCGTATATTTATGTCCTTTGTCCTTCAATATCATGCATGTATGGGATAAGAAAACGACAGCAGTTTGATACTTATTTTTCCATACGGtatgctgtattttcactgttggatatggaaaagcaACTttataggcatataataaatataataaaggcATTTCATGATACACAGATTTGTTAAATTTTGTCCTTAACTACTGTCAGAAAACCAGAGCAACTAGTATAGTATACTGTAAGCAAGGCCCATGACTCAgtcttaaataaatgttgtaattacCATTCCTAGCTGAAAAACAAATAGACTAACGTTGGCATTTGCTCCTAAGTGCTCTTCTTAGCTTGTttgtatttcaaacattatttataacttaacaaaaatattcacaCGGATCTTACttggtttttaaaataattgtataatagtACAGTAATATACATCATGTTTCGATATTCAGGTCTTTGGTTCCACTCAGAAGTTGACGTTCAAGAACCTGCCTTTCTGACTGACGAAACTAAGAGAATACCGTCCAGAAATACCGTGTCTCTGTTGTTCGTATAAAATAGATGGAAAGGGACCTCCTCAGTATTTTTGTGTCGCCGGCGAAGCATTGCAGACTCACGAGGATTGCTTTGTTCAGCATCGTCTTCGTCCGTGTCGGCATCACACTTTTGCTTCCAATTAAACTATTTGAAGTACAGACATCAAACTGTGTATCCCTATTGGccatgttcaatatattttctatattgaTTTTGGGTCCAAACATTTAAAGGCAATGGTGATCTTtactagaaaaaaaaaactacggGAGTTTTCGACAGATATTTTTTGAAGCTGAAACTTCAAACTTGATCATTGTCAGTAGATGACactctattgattttgtttttgcctTTGACCAATACGTTCAAGTCCCAGCCTGGGTTCatttgagttttgtttgtggtcaACAAGTGGGTTTACTCCGGGTACTCTTGTTTCCcgcacaacacaagacaacatgCTCGCATAGCATTGTGCCAGTGCGAacgataaatataatgttgtaataagtTGTTtcacaatttttataaaataagtttttactAACACTTTGTAattgaaactaggtcacattGGTCCAAAAAACTAGGTCTCCAAGTCATCTCTTTGAAAAACCTTGGGAATACTCTGAAggttatatttttgcaatatttctggtccaattttcatgaaacttgaaacatcaaaatgttTGCCTTGCTATAATATTTCATTAGGTTTAACTGGGTAACATGGGGTCAAACACTAGCTTATCAGATCAAATGTAAATGTAAGACTATGtacagtattattttatttcatacaaatgcaAAAACACACTCATATCTCATATCCAGTGTTCATGAAAGCCAATCACTTTGTTGCGGCACGGCATGTTTCGGTTGGAATATTTAGACCATTAACTAGGTGAAAATCCGTCTTAAACACTCGTAAATCTCAACACAGACTTAATTTACGTATACCCTGctattttcattgtttcaatttGCAATTATAATTGATGGaagacatttttaaattgttatgcCAAGCCCATGTCCGTATTTTGGAGGCTTACAAAACCAAAAGCTTCCCAGACAGAAcccaaaaaagaaacaatgtcaaattaaagTTGATTTTTTCCATCACAGAGACATGTACCGAGCTAATTGACAATGTagggtattcaatattggtctaaaCTAAATCTAAGATCGATGCAGCTAAACGGATTGTGTGAGAAAAAATATCGAACTTTTGTTGTGAATGTAATCATTGATGTATGACAATAAGATCGACATTAGGAATACGACCATAGAGCTGGTCCTCAAAACCCAAAATGGAGTACAGGTTTAAGATAAGTATTTAATTTTCATCGCGAGATTAATTATTGTctcatattttaatgtttgaaccATAGTCGTAGCAAAAGGTGTTACAATATTAGGCTTCATTGACATAAGCTAGCCGTCGGCTGGAACCTTACAGGAACAGTTGCAATTGTTCGGAGATGGAGTCGTTTTGTCATGGTTCGGTAAATAGTCGTATCCGTGTACAAACCGAAAGGTAATTTCATCGCCAGGAGTGGGAATGTAGCTGCTCACACCTATCAAcgaaaattaaaatatacttttcccGTCAGATGATAGGTTTAGTAATATCATAGTTACAAAGTTAATTGTAACACTcaaattaaattgattaaaaacatacaaatgagTAATGTTCCAAGGCAGAAACCTCCTTGTTTATAgacaaattaattttgatgagTGTGTGGTATTTGAATTTTTGTATTGATGTTTATCCTGCCACATGCATACAAATCGGTGCAATAACAAAGTGCCGTGTAAATATTAGTTTATGAGGATAATTGAATACGTGATGTTATCTATAGTCAGTttgtcatgtgaccgcgaaaacggacTTCTTTTCTATTCTGTGCACTTACCCCACCCAATGAGGCTGAAAATGTGCAGACTTCAACAATAGTTTATTCTATGTCTGTgttgaatgacaaaatctcacttacaaccgAATTGAATTCtgttttgccggtgcagttctgagcacttttttctttaaatacaaccCGAGTTCAATCCATTGAACATGGTGTGATTATTTGTAAACACTCTTGATCTTGAACCATGACCAGTGAAGACTGTGatttgcggaataattgttacatgatAATATAATGTTTGGTGACGGAGACacttttatatactttttaaagctTTAATGTTATGATTTGATATTGGCGTATCAAAATTGAATAACTTTGACTAtaaaagtttcaaataaaattgaatagttttgagaactattttgggCACATTTAAATACGGGTACCATGCGTGGCGATGTCAACATGggataaaacagttttttaaaaGGTACAACATAATTCTAAGGTAATTTATcgtgttttaattaacaaagtaacaggaCGAATATAATACAAGGTCAATGTCGTGTATGGAGAGGGTTTATTTGGCTCGGCTGCGGAATTCAAAATTCCTCCGCcatgccagataaacttcctccatccacggcattAGCCTAGTATTCTCTATTAATATGATTGTGGCTCTTGTTTATTGCCTTTTTGGCCTATGCCTTGTAACtctgaaaagttatttttgatgATTGAGTACTGGGTGTGTCATTGTGATTTGCATTCTATTATGTAAATGAACTCAACAAAATCTGAAGCAATACATTTCACCAAAGTTCTGGCCCCAGTTTCTCAATTTCTATCTCAACTCAgtaaatcatttgaatttgaattgttAATAGAAGGGACTTTTATTTGGTTatctttttcttaatatttaaataatattttgtccgTTACTTTCCATTTTAAGATcaataaaaagtgtaaaaaaaacaacagttcagtCCACTGGAACTAAATGAAAAATTACTCTGTTAAATTGCTTGCTcaaaaacagttgttttaacTTGATGGCCAAATTCTAATATAAACTATGAGAGAATATAATTCTAACAccgttaaaacatttaaaattcaaagCCATTTAAGGCTCAAAGTGCTGCAATAAGTTGAGTTTACAAGTTATTgtgtaattaattaataaaactatgGAGTGTTTTGTTTCTCATTTGATCTCACCTAAGTCGACTGGGCCTGTCTTGTTCTGAATCAGCCAGAATGTTTCATCCTTGTACCAATTTCCAAAAACCTCATTGATCGCATCCACAAAGTATCCATTAAAAGGTCGCTTGTACGACACGGAGAATCTGTAAATAAAGGTTACTTTGTCaaagttattaaatgtaaaatatttatggaACTTTTGAAAACGATTATACGGTTGAAATATATGGGCTTGGTGCAAATATCTAAAGCGAAGGCCATATCATCGATGTCAATAATaatcacaattttaaaaagagcctttaatttcatttattggCATGTCCTTGGCTAGTGAATTAGACCTTTAAAACTACAAATGCAACACTCCGTAAAAATATACCCGGCCTTctataaacaaataacaatagcaaGAAAAAAAGGATATTTGAAGAAAGTTTTCGTTATCAGTAGCACtatgcaatttgttatttataatatttgctCAAACAAAACGTTCAATGGTATACTGTAACCATATATGTGATCAGTGCTGACTGcttctaaacattattttgtataaccTAGGATATTATTGTTGAATTGGTTACACATGTTTTATCGGTGATCTTAAATCGTTTGCTACTACACTAATTATTCAGACTCGCGTTTGTTATTACTGTCTCTGGAGaaacattataatattgtacatgtacaaataatttaattatccaagctacaaatactttttaaatttcttGGGGTATTTGTCGCATGCCTTCTCCATATAGTAAATCAGCGGCTGTTTGTCTTCAATTCTCAGTTGGACGGAATGTGAAAAGTAGGGTTTCACCATCTTGTTTCGTACTGTGTATCTAAACTTCGGTCCCATCACAGCCGTTGTAGTCGTAGTTGCTGCTCGTGTGCTTGTCGAAAAAACGACTGGCGCATTGGAGCTTATGTTGGAAGGAGTCTCTGTTGTTTTTGCATGGTCCGTACCTTTCTCTTTTTCAGATAGGGTGAAGTTAAATACGATGTTATCGCCCGGTCTTGGAACATAAGAACTCACTCCTGAAAGAAAATATCATAGTTctcattgtttaaatattttacgaGGGGTTTGTCCGAAAATATCATCACCCTATTTAAAATGCTCCAAAGATACATTGACTTTCGAAGTATAGCTTGACTTTTTACGTACGCCTACCTTCTTGAGTCAATTGGTCTGAGTGCCAAATTAATCACACTAGGTACCAATGAGTTAGTTTAAAGAAGCATTGTCTGCCTATATAAGGTTGTGTTTGGTCGTAATCCGTCATTTTACTCAGAAGATATGGCTGAACGATGGGATCTCACATGCAAGCTATTATAAGAGTTATCTTACCGACAGACAGAGGTTGACTGAAGTTAAGTATTCTCCAATATGACTTATCAGTATCCCAGTCGCCGGCCAAACCGTTTATTGAGTCGATAAAGTAGCCTAGTGTTGGAAAGTAAGTAGCCGAGTAGCTGCAACAAAAAAATAGGACAATGACCAGGAGCGGATCCAGGGTTTTACGTAGGAGGGGGTGTAACTTAAGGGCGTAATCTTTTGACTTGTGCCTCTCCCACCGAAccgaaattaatttcatttaaattttggcAGGGGGGGGGGTTGagaataacattttaaagcCAGAAGTGGTGCATTTTTGGCTTTTTTATAatctttttcatatatattgaaacTAAAAGGTAAACTTGGAAAATTTAGGGGAAAAAGCATCGGATGAATCCCCTTGGATCCGCTAGTGGTGGcaataaataagtataattgATTGATTATATAGTTATTATTAAAGATGttatacattcaaaacaaacGTTTGTTATTGTCAGTGTTTGATAATACGCTTTATATAGAGCTTgtcgcataaccatttattttggtaaatacataCTAATTAAAGTTAAGACACGATATGTCGACcttaacaaaagttatttagttttaaccgttttttttctattttagtacaGTGACCAATGTACGAAATGTAAAAAGTTTTATAGTTTAAGGCTCAAATACTTACTTTGTAAATACATCCGGGTATTTCTTACAAGCAGTACTCATGTAATAAACCAGTGGTTTTTCGTCTATGATAAATAAGTCTACGGAGTGGTTGAAGTAGGGGACATTGATTTCATTGTTGACAGTATAGCTAAACGTTTCGTGGAACGGAAATGGTTCGAACACAgtcaagttgaacattatattcTCGCCATTGGATGGTACATAACTGCTCGCAccttaacaaaatgaaaaaaaatgttttatcaaaaatgtaTGCAACTAAATTCATACGAACGATAAGCGTCAAGCGTATTCAAGCACCACAGTAAAAGCTTGAATTGGATTGTAGCATTTCTTACTTATGATCGGAAATGTTttgaatctttaaaaatgaaacaaacgtAAATAAAAACTATGTTCTAATTAGTATTCACAAACATTAAGTGATGAGAATAATACGAATGTTAAAAGTTAATGCCGACTAACCAAGGGGCAAGAGTCCGGAGTCATTCCTTATCTGCCAGTAGGTCTTGTCCTGTTGCCAGTTAGAAGCCTGATTGTTAATGGACTCGATGTAGTAGCCCAACCCCGGGAAATACGTGGCAACATACCTGCCACCGGGTAAATAGATCTTAATAAAGTTAAAAGCATATAATTGTTTTGTGCTATATGCCCCAGCTGTACTAGCTACATCAAGTGCAGTGGTGCGTCATAGCATATCTACGTGTTCATTACACTCAAAACATATCAGTCTTGCATACATTAAATATTCTTGCAATTTTGGATTTGACACCTGACAATTTCAGTTTTGTTTAGCACCAACATCCCTTTGTTTAAAATTCGTTTGAAAAACTGTAATATAACTGTGAACCCACTTGGTGAACGTTTCTGGGTACATGTCGCACGCCTTGTTCATATAGTAGGCGAGAGTGTTGTTATCAACCAGTTCCATATCCTTCTCGTGGTAGAAGGTAGGAGAGTACACATCGTTCCTCACCGCGTACCGGAACTGACCGGCGCTGAAAGGGGATGCTCATCAAGTTGAACAATTGATTGACTCgtgaattaaaataatgttaacttATTCGAATGACTGATATATTTGCGCGTTTAAATTTATTCAGTTGTTTTGTTCATGTTACCGTAGCAATATgcttatattaattaaatgactACTTAAGAACAGCTGTTTAATTTATGCATATACGATTCAAACGAAAACGTAAATACGtacatataacatttaaaagatgGTATAAATTACATGTTGTACATATCACATACTCATTTGTTTCCACTTGTGCTAAAGACCAAGATTCAGCATTGACATTCATATGGTTGAgctactttatttttaaataatatttgacagtaGAGTTAATGATGTCTAAAGCACAGACCCATTGCAAATTTACAAATCAAAATTgagttcttttttatattttacaatattactCATAATTTTCTTAGATTTAAATGATAGTTACCATTGTGTCAGTTCAAACAAAGCAGACATATATATCCAAATCACAATCATGGTTGTATCGCTTAAATAAATCGCCTAAATGttacttttcaaataaatttatttatttacttcgTAAGTCCTTTATAACGCACAAGCGAACATTCAATAGGTAAACACATCGGTTTAACCAATAGCTGTAAGGAGTTGAATCCGGTTTTAAGCGCGTTTTTGTTGGTGATTAACTATTTTGGTTTATATTGGTTTCACAAACTGCGTATTTGTTGTGGCAGTATCAAATAAAAGAAACTTTGATTAATTAAACTGGACTGAAAACCGCATTTAAATATCTTATCTAGAGAACAAGTTACCATTCTTAAAAAGCCCGATAAACAttctacatatttgtttttcaacacGCTAAAGGCCAAATTCAAGAATTACAGAATTATTAAGTTCTTTATAAGAACCTAATTGAAAATTCACAGTAAATCGAGCTTCTTTCACTTTTCGTTTGAAAACAActtgtattattttttgaaatgatCGCGTATTGGTACTTAAAAGGAATCGTGTTTGTTTCATGCCATTCTATGTATAGGTAGGAGTTTATTAAGTAACTTCTTCGTGAATAAGTAACCTAAGGCAGCGGAGCGCAGAAAATCCCTTAAACAATTCTAACTGACTTAGTGTTAGCCCCTCccaaattgcatcagctttaaaattaagcctTGCGCCTGTCAAAATTCAACTCAATATAtagtgacgtcatttaaatcagcgttgACACTGAAATTGCGCCTTTGAATATGCAAACAGTAGGCGTGGCTATATGCGAAGATTCGTCTTCAGAAATAAGTAACGCTTCTTCTTGAATAAGAAACGTTTTAAAAATCTAGTAAAGTATTATGTCTTTTTATCGCCCAtgtttttacaattgtttgaaaactgAACTTAGTATTAAACGTTTTTAGACTTTAGTTAAGTTGATATTCAATCTAAACATCTCGGCCTGTTTTCTAAATCTTGCCGATTACATTTTTTACACCGAAATGTTATCTTCTCAATTAATAGCATAGttgtgttttataaacataGGTTACGTTAATCACAAACTACTGCGTTGTTGCCTTAAGTTTGTTCCTATTAAATACGCATCAAACATCATATCTTAATCAAGAAAGTAAAtttgtcaacataaaaaatagtttatcgaTCTTGATTATCTTAAATAGAACTGCTTTTAAATGTCTCAAAATGAGAATATAACACAAACCATACCAAAACCAAAATAATGTGctgagcttgatcctgttataaaggacttaaAATGTTCGAAAATTGGGGCCGGAACATATAACAATGGCAAAAGGGTCAGgagaatataattataataggcGTCATTCCATTCTTTTTTTAGTTGTCCACGAACTTATTAACGATAGGATTATGTTAGTGCAAGATACATTTATttcgtaaataattttaaacatgtattgataGCCTTGTTGTAAACGTTAATGGATAGGTATACCCCGCCTTAAACTCCTTACCTCCCTATCTAGGCTATTGAAATCAACTTCTTGAAACTAGAACGTTTTAAACTTAGATATGGCCTGTTATGTAAAATCATCTTAAGGTCTTCTACAAAGTGTGCCAAAATTATGCTCCTGCTGTTGGTTCGGACCATAGCtattttttgttgcatttgaattaaaaacaaaaacaatattttgtaataaatgtcttaaaaattggaaagaaataataatgatttacaTCAATACCAAAacattcattccttaaatagtATAGAGAATGTTTGCCTAAAGTATGTACATATCCAAAAACAGACAACTGGAACTCATATATAAGAATGACTCAGACTTCTTAGACATTTTGCATATGAAGTGAATGATACATCGCGAACGTTCGTTACGAGGTCAGTTTCCTTTTAAAACTACTGAGGTTCTCGCGACAACCAGATCACCAATCGGACTGCCGTAGCTGCCATAACTTCTGCATCTGTTAGCTCAAGTTCCGCGGCTCGAATAACAATTGTTTCAATAGCTTATCTGAGGaatagtaaaacatttgaaagtGTGAAAACATAGTATAACGAAGGTCCGTTTATTGTTGAAGCCAATTCCGATAACAGCAGAACCTAAGTATGATTGCAGTTGGCGTATTGTTCACATACAATAACACGAATGAAAAGAACGTAAGTTTTATGTGGTAAATGACATACGAACATAATCTGTACTACCGACAAAACATGCTCATACTTCTTTCTATATCAATTAAGGTAAATGCATACATACACGCTATTACTGAAAAGTCACTGAGCATAACAaatttactgtttatttaaCATTGCGACGTGACATTCGTAAAGATAAAAAGTGTTTACAAAACGATTAAACTTACaaaatgtttgctttgttttgttttgtttttacataaagtgTAAAATTAGCAAGAAGGTAAACTCCTGCTATCGAAGCAAAATTGTGAGACAGTTCATGTATAGGTTAAAGAATATTAAGTATTTACTTAGGACACATACaaaaaatgtagaaatactTTAACAAATGAGTGATTCTCgcgaaacataaaaaaataaaagctctAATCTGGGTGGTCTCACTGCAGAATTTTATAAGATGTTTTGAAACGATATTCAGAATGTCTTAATTgactttttaaatcattctttatGAAATTGCCATTTAACACCACTTCCAAAGCAAGGTATAATCTCTCTTATTCCAAAAcggattaaagattaaaaagaaattacctaaaatcatTGATTCCGAACAAACAGGTTTTATTAAAGGCAAATACGTAGGTGAAAATGTACGTCTCATTGTTGAGGTTATGCAGTATCTTTCAGAAAATATTATGCCCGGATTCCTATTTTTTTTGCCGATTTTCAAAAAGCCGTTGAGAGCTTTGGCCAAACTTTAATATTAGACAGTCAGTACGACAAGGATGTGCACTCTCTTCgattttgtttatcatataaCTACAAAAACTGTCTAGCTATATAAGACAAAACCCCGATAAAAAGGGAGTGAAAATTGGTAATACAAAAAACTAACAATAGTTTTTTTGCTGATGATGCATCTTACTTTATTGGTGGTTCGGAAATTACTTCGAATCTTTGACCAAATCATTAGAGTCGTTCTCAAGATGTTTGGCCCTAAACcacaaaactaataaaacaataattgtataatgCTAAGCATTGGTACGCTAAAAATACTACtatatattttggtcaaaaatgcTCTATA
The DNA window shown above is from Mya arenaria isolate MELC-2E11 chromosome 6, ASM2691426v1 and carries:
- the LOC128238265 gene encoding uncharacterized protein LOC128238265 — protein: MIVIWIYMSALFELTQCAGQFRYAVRNDVYSPTFYHEKDMELVDNNTLAYYMNKACDMYPETFTKYVATYFPGLGYYIESINNQASNWQQDKTYWQIRNDSGLLPLGASSYVPSNGENIMFNLTVFEPFPFHETFSYTVNNEINVPYFNHSVDLFIIDEKPLVYYMSTACKKYPDVFTNYSATYFPTLGYFIDSINGLAGDWDTDKSYWRILNFSQPLSVGVSSYVPRPGDNIVFNFTLSEKEKGTDHAKTTETPSNISSNAPVVFSTSTRAATTTTTAVMGPKFRYTVRNKMVKPYFSHSVQLRIEDKQPLIYYMEKACDKYPKKFKKFSVSYKRPFNGYFVDAINEVFGNWYKDETFWLIQNKTGPVDLGVSSYIPTPGDEITFRFVHGYDYLPNHDKTTPSPNNCNCSCKVPADG